One Chanodichthys erythropterus isolate Z2021 chromosome 10, ASM2448905v1, whole genome shotgun sequence DNA segment encodes these proteins:
- the LOC137029236 gene encoding protein shisa-5-like — protein MASTVPVLLVLFAGIFSATVADDDCKSYFTSNGVFKPSIDCGIFQFCCGTCDSRYCCSDLGKKLSEDEQEDCFFNDNKYVAIGVTISGLVILIIMFIVCCVCPCCCLYKMCRKPRPVMGATTTTTVVSTQYPQQPVVHGSQYPPYQPIIPPQSGFSGAPGYGGKPMPTAPYQGQPYVAGPPPPYQEAGGPGYPVPYSQAAYDGGQAAYPIQPPAQPGFAHPPPPTNYSSTQPAYNPAYVEPPKTGY, from the exons ATGGCGTCCACCGTCCCGGTTCTTCTGGTCCTGTTTGCGGGAATATTCTCGGCGACAGTCG cTGATGATGACTGCAAAAGCTACTTCACCAGCAATGGTGTTTTTAAGCCATCCATTGATTGTGGGATTTTTCAATTCTGCTGTGGGACGTGTGATAGCAGATACTGCTGCTCCGATCTAGGGAAGAAGTTATCCGAGGATGAACAAGAAGACTGTTTTTT CAACGATAATAAGTATGTCGCTATTGGCGTGACAATATCGGGGCTTGTGATCCTCATCATTATGTTCATCGTCTGCTGCGTTTGCCCCTGCTGCTGCCTCtacaaaatgtgcagaaaaCCCAGAC CTGTTATGGGAGCAACAACTACAACTACAGTCGTATCCACTCAATACCCTCAGCAGCCCGTTGTCCACGGAAGTCAGTACCCTCCTTACCAGCCCATAATACCACCCCAGTCTGGGTTCAGCGGGGCACCAGGATATGGAGGGAAACCCATGCCGACTGCACCATATCAGGGACAGCCATACGTAGCAGGACCCCCACCTCCATATCAGGAAGCTG gagGACCAGGATATCCTGTTCCCTACAGCCAGGCTGCGTATGACGGTGGGCAGGCCGCGTACCCCATACAACCACCAGCTCAGCCTGGTTTCGCTCACCCTCCCCCACCAACAAACTACAGCTCGACTCAACCAGCATACAACCCCGCCTACGTGGAGCCACCAAAGACCGGTTACTAA